The Panicum virgatum strain AP13 chromosome 3N, P.virgatum_v5, whole genome shotgun sequence genome includes the window GGAAGCCGCCTCCGTCCCCGACGCAGCCGGGAGGAAGAGGAAATGGAGGGGCGGCTGAGCCCATCGTTCCCACGGCGCACGGGCGCACGGCCATctcatccccccccccctcccgctTCCTCTACCCCCGCGCTCCGACCTCCGACTCCAGACGTGGTCCTCACTCGCCTGCCTGCCGAGGTAATAATCCTGCACAGCGCTGCTCCCTCTGTTTTGGTTCCCTCCCGCGGAACACGTGCTTCCTGCCCCGTGGAACTTCGTTCAGATCAAAATGATACGTTTCTcgttttaaaaagaaaaatcatatgGTTCATAAATAATGTTGTGAATAATTCTTGGTCTTTTCTCTTTGTATTCTTTGGTTCTGATGGATCTTGGCCCAGTGCTTCGATCTAGGCAGGATCTAGTTACCTGGTTTGCTATAGGCTGCAATGATGGAATTTTCTCCGAGCCACTTGCTCTGAAACTGAGATAGATGGGCGCATGCTTGTTAATTCTATTTTCTTCCCCTTGTCAGCATTCTTGCTTGGCTGCATTGGTCAGTTAGTGACTTTCTTAATTTCAATGCTTGGGCCAATCCAGTTTGTGGTAGTACTTGTTATTTTCTTTAGTATGCTCTGAGGCTCTGAGTTATGCTAGTTTAGTGATACGAGAGGCCAAACTTTTAGATATTGTTACTTCAGATTTCATTTGATATGTTTGTGCTTTGATTCCAAAAAGGCAAAAATGTTCGACGACCTAATGCCATGCTTAACATATGCTGCTTTCTGGAATTAATAGACATAATTCTTATAATACAACGCACAAGTGTTTCTCCTCATGGAAGTCAAATTTCACTGCTCTGCTGAAAAAGACCTGCTGATGGAAACTTTGATGCAGATTGGGCCTTGGTAATGCGGAAGAAGTGGCCTAGTTGTAAAAGATAGCAATGGGGATATCCAAGGTGACCGGCATCTCTGCAACAGCTTTTCTTGTCACATCTGTGCGAGATGGGCATGATAATTGTTATGCTTCCTTTCCTGGCCACCAGTTTTGTTGCTTTCATTGTCACGATTGCATCCCATAATGCCATCAACCTACCTTGGATCTTGGGGAAGAACTCAGTGGGAAGATTTCCTCTTTGGTCAATTGTACTGTTTGGCcctttcttgatgcttgctCGGGCATATGCAATGGCTAAGAGATACATGAGGAAGGAGTCTGTGCATGACAAGATCGTGGAAGGCTTTATCTGGGAGGATGGCCGTTTCTCTTGAAACATTTGACCTCTGGAAGCCCATCTGTTATAGATTGCACTTGTGAGCTGCCAAGAAGTTCCTTTGTTCCAGCAGACGAGTATCTTTGTCTTGCAACTTGGGATACAAGAGCTCCAACACCATTTCAAATTGAGCTTGCTGCACGTTGGGCTTGTGAAAAGAGATCAAAGGGGAAACCAGTTTATGTCCATTGTGCATTTGGTTAGTAGTAATTTATCTCTTGCCATACACTCAACTTATGCAGAAAACTAATTTTTCGATGGCATCTTGGTGTTCTTGTTGTGTACATAATTGTATTTCCTAGTATATTAATTgttatgtttttctttgttgGTTGATACATTAGACCATGGAAGAAGTGCTTGTGTCGTGTGTGCAATTCTAGTAGTGTTGGGTATCGCTGAAACCTGGAAAGATGCTGAGAATATCATCCGTGAAAGGCGAAAGATAAAAATGAATGCTCTTCATTGGAAAACCTTGGAAGAGTGGTCCAATCATCGAGTTTTTCAGAAAAAGGGAAATTAATTGTACTACTTTGTGATGTTAAAGCATGTTTATAATCTCATGAAACGGTACATTTGTTTAGTCCATGGTAAGTATGCAACATTCTTGATTTCATATAATTCCATGCACACAGCAATCATTTGTACATGAGAACTATTGAGGTGTTAACTGACTTATGGATGCTTGCTAGTTATATGTAGTATAGGACTCTTGTGGTTCACCCTTTACAGTCACAGCATATCGATGTCTCAGATTGTTGTGCACTGCATAATCTTATTTATTTTGGAAGAAATTATCTCTATTTTCTAGCTTTAAAGATCACTTGAATTTATACCCATGTTTGGGATGTAGTTTTTTTCACCCACCTTGCTAATCAATTATGAGGAGACATTATCTTTAATACTTTCCTTATGTAACCAAGCAGGTAGATACAGATAAATGCTGCAACATAATAACCAAATGTAGTTCGGGTAGTGTATTAGAAAGTCTAATAAGTTACTACAGAGtggataattcaaatttcaaattacTAGGAAGCTCAACCTCAATCATCCAATTCAACTAATCTGGTGGTGGCACAAGGTATTTTAGTTCTGCAGTAAGGCAGTAACCAGTGATTGCCTGTAGTAATTGCAGAGTGAATTCTCTCATTATCTAGGAAGAGTTGTTCTGAGAATTTACTGGACAACCAAAAGAACACACAGTACTGGACAAGTTCCTGCACTTTTTTTAGAAACACTGACTCCCCCAAAAAGAACATTCTAGTAACAGTCCTTGTTCTGAAACCTCATTACCAGCTATCTGCAGTGGCGCTCAGATATCTGCTGGCATCCAAAACTTCTCTTCCCAGTCTTTTTTGCTCTTGCTCCTAAGCTGAAGGTTAGTTCCCGCAGCATGCCTGAATCAGAAGGCTGAAAATTGGCTTTGGGATGGTTGTGCTGCAATGCTTATCTCCCCACAATTGCCTTCATCTGCCACCAGTATCCTGCAGGCAATACAGGCACCAGCAATAAAAAATAGATCAGGGAAGcatcttgaaaaaaaaaatatggtACAACTATTCAACTAATTCTTTGAGTGTATAGAATCAGCTAGTTGGCCAAACATCtagaaagaaagaaatatgCCATAGCATGGCCCTTTCTTTAAGCGAGTTTGGACTTtatttttttgttatggttGCTTGCTGACTTTTAATTGCTGGTAGGAGCGCGGTCCAATCCATGCTGATTTAGTATGCACATCGTTGTATTAATTTAGCATGCAGAAACTATGGCTCACTCTTATATTAATGTGTATTTGATTTGTCCAATGATTAGTGAATACCAACTTCAACAACTAGAGGTTGGGCACTTATTTAAGTCAGATGAAGGTAGGGACCACCGTAGGAACTGCATGATGCTTACTCTCGAGGTCGAGAAGCCCGGAGGGAGCTTAGGGCACGAAGACAGTTGTGATACTCGCCAATGGCCAAGAAACATCTAGCTGCTTGCCGAACTGTCAGAATCCGATGCATCTGATGAAGAGTCTGCTGCCTCAAGTTATCAGCCTGGGAATGACATGTAGTTTTAGCACAGGTTTCAGGAACATTAAGCTTGGCATCCTATTTTATGTAAGCACAAGTTCACAACTGATCAACAGACTTTTGGTTACCCCATGTTGTTAATACTTATACAGATGCATTCCAAAAGAATGTTGATGCATGGTTAGTTGACAAGTCGTTTCTTTCCACAATGCAGACACATCAGACATCAAGTTTCAGAAATGTTGAGGAGGTTTAAGGTGTTATCAGATGCATAATGTTGCCATGAATACAGTATTGCTACAAAAAAAATCACGTATTTCATTGCTCATGGCACATCGATTGAGTTTCAAGATTTGATGAGAAATCATCACCTGTATCACAAACACTTCAAGGTTTGCCAGCTTGCCGAGGGCAGCGGCCATTTGGCCCATGAAGCTCATGTTAGCGTCGTCAATCAGAGATCCACCGGCCATGGTGTCAGCTAGTGACTGATGCAGCTGCTCCAGGCCCTGGGAAAGAGCTTCCTCTGCCTGCTGTGATGACTGCTGAAGGTTGCATATGCCTACCATCTGCTGCTCAGTCAGGGGCTCTAGCTGGGGTAGCAGTGTCTGCAGCCACATGAAAAGTTTTTTTAGTGATATAGAGAAAACCATGTTTGATCTTCATATTTAGCTTGAATCCAATTTTAATCTACTGATTTGATTGGTGAATGAACTAATTCACTGTAATATCTTACTTTCAGGTAAGCTTTGTGCTTGACCTGTGTCAGGTTCATTTGTAACAAAAGCACCCTTAATTCAGCTTAAGAATCTAGGAGAACTTAGCTGTGTATGTATAATGTAGACAGTAAGATTTTGGATGCTTCAATCATGTCAGACACAAGTTTGTACCTTGAGCAGATCAGAGGGCCTGAATCCACCCATCCAAAGAAAGCAACGCTCGGCAGGGGTCGTCCACACCCCCGTGATGAGGTGGAACGCGTCGGACTTGGCTGCCACGGCCTTGAGCTGGAAGAGCTCGTCATGGTGGGTCAGGGTGTTGTCGACGATGGCTCTGAGGTCACCATCTGGCAAGTGCGCGTGCAGAGCTCCGTGCAGCTCGGCCATGCGCCGGCCATGTTCGTCGAGCCACCGTGCGTACTCCATGTCAAACATCCCGGCACCTGAACAAGGCCGCCACTCGCCAGTCAGACAATGAGACAAGTGGACCGATGGCACATGTTGATAAAGAAAGAATATAGACAACAACTGAAGAGAATGTTGAGAAATGAGGATCAGATTAGGCACCTGAGCTGGTGTTTGCACCTGGAGCTCCACCAAGAAAGAGGCCCTAGACAGGAGTTCAGATTTCATTAATTCAGATGTTCAGTTAGTGGTCAGAAGGCAAAATACACAGGAGTTGTAAGTGTACCTGGGAACGGGCTCGCTGCATGTCCTGTTCCATCTGAGCAAGCTTCAGCTTGCTGCTCTCAAGCTGCTGAATATAAGCCTATGGCACATTGACATAATTATTTAACTGTCAAGAACTTGGGAAAGTCACTGCTGAAAAGTTTCAGTTTCCAAATAGCTGATGCTCACCTTCTTTCGCAGCCGACTTTTGCGTGCAGCTTCGCGATTCTGAGCAAGCCTTCTTATTGTCTGCTGACACCAAGAGAGAAGATAAAACTCATTTATCTAGGATTCTCAAACAGCAGACACACCCTGAGGATATGCACTGCTGTAAAAAAGGTAAATGAAATAGCCAGATAGAGACCTTTGGATCAAGAGTCTTTTCAGTTTTTGGAGTGGAACTTGTAGCCATGTTCTGCAGCAGTGAAATGGAATAAACAGGTACAAATAAACAGGTGTGAAATGGATTAACACAACTTCTGTTCATCTTGGTGCATTACATCAAGcagaaataaaaaaacatatAGTGTACATTTGGTGGAAGCCATCCACTCTTACAACAgataaaaattggttttgttttttgttCAAGTTGTTGTCACGCCCTAATTTGCaaagtttcttttggttaagtgTGTATCATCCACTTAATATACAATGTTTCTCACCAAATATATCTTGTCAGTTGATCAATTGACCAGAAAGTACCTAAATCGCCACTTACCCAAAGTTACCATTATTTAAGAATCAGTTGGTGCATTTTTATTAAGGCACAAGTTTGGAAGCTATAGGTAATAATAATATTGAAATAATGCTAACTTGTCTCCTTTTGCAGCACCAATTGCAGTACATGATCTATCATGCACTAACCTAACATATCCTCTATAGGACTTATCCACACCTCTAACAAAAGATTGGTGATCTAGAATaactagaatggttaattcttCTTAGGCACATAGCTAGAATATATGACTAGTTCTTGTAGAAGATTGTAAACTTGTAGTCCGTCATCGTACAGGAAAGGTAAATCCAATTGAAAATTTATAATAAGTCATCATATTCTCCATCTAATAATACTAGCCGTACACAAAAACACTACTCCAGCAGTGCAACAAGCTAAGTATCAGGGTTTAGGGGAGCAAGTAGAAGCTTTTTTTTCTTACTATTTCTCCAGGGGCCTTGCCGCCTAGGGGCCAAAAGATTCACGTAACATATTGGGATTGACGATATTGGGAGCAGCAAGATGATAAATGCCCTGGAATAATGTGTTCCTCTACCAATAGGAGAATGAAGCTAGCGGCAAGAGCATTTTGGAAGTTGTGGCCTTGTGGTCTAGCCAGCGACATGACGCCAAGATAGGGAACAAGATACACATTGCATTTCCATGATTAAGGATGAGAAGGAGAGATGGATTCAGAAGCAAAGAACACATCCAAGAGCACAAATGCATTAAAAAAAACCTGCGGAGATGCGGCCATGGGTATCAAAGAGAAATGTGTACCTTGTGCTGAATCTGCTGCTGTGGAACTTGATCAAACTGGCTTGCCATGTTTGTTGCGGCTCCGAGCTGGTCTGAGGAGTGGTTGCtgttgttcctgctgctgctctccgAGTCGTCTGTGCTGTCTGCCGTCAAATTGGAGCCCTCCTATCGTGCAAAAGCAAAAGGGAGAGCAGTTGCAAACCAGTGTTCTTGCTCTAGATGCACAGATAACTCTATACCTGTAGGTTTCAGCTAGTCCATAGTCCATACCTTGGGTGTGTGAGCAGACCTCATAGGCCAAGCTGGGAAGATGTCCAGTGTAGGCGGTGGCCTAGCTGTAGCCGTTGCAGTTGAAGCAGCAGCTGTGGGAAAGGCTGCAACAAGATATCATGGGGAAGGAGGAGATCAAGACATGCATCCAAAGTACTCTACCAGAGGTGAAACTGAAAGGATTTATTGCCATTGGGATTACAGGGCAAGGGGAAGGAAGTGGGGGCCACTGTGGCAGTGAAAGTGAGCGGAGCTTTTATTCTCTTTGAGCTTGTGCCTGCAATGTGCGGAGAGCCAGAACCCAGAAAGTTGGTAGTGTGGTACACTGTTGTACTACCATGGAGATCAACTCGTTGCACTCTATATAGAGAGAGGAATCACAAGGTATACACCACACACAAGTAGCACAGCTGCACAACTGCCATCCTGCTGCTCTTGCATGGTTGCTTTTGACTACAATGCCCTAACGGCCTAACCTATTGCAAAAGTGCCTCACAAGGTTGTGTGTTTTTGTCCTTGGCCAGCCACAACCCACAGAGAGAAACAGTTgtatgctcaaaaaaaaaacagagagaaacAGTTGTGTGTCTTCTTGGTCTTGGTCAGacctggagagagagagagagtgctttcaagagagagagagagagagagagagagagagagagagagaggcgtaCGCTTGGTGTCTCCATGATGAGCTGTGGAGGTTGCAGCCTGTTGAGTTCTTCTGAGGGCGGCAACTTGATGCATGAGAGCCTCTTCCAGCTCTCCAAAATAGGTACCTCCTCCTTGGTCACTGCCAGGCATGTGAAACGGCAAGTAGTGACCATTAGAGGTTGGGTAGAGCAAAAACATTAGAGACAGTAAGCATGACGAACGCTGGGGAGAAAAGACGACCAATATGTCAGAAGATGGTATCCAGAGAAAAGGAAACGCAAACATGCATAGAACTTAAAAACATGTGCAAGGTGCTGACATTCATCTTTAATTTTCATAAATCGTGGTCAATTGGCAAAAGACGAACATTTTTTTGGGTGTATGGGGGGTGTTCGTGGTCGTCTTACAAGAAGTTTGCAGTAGAGTTGGCGATGGCACCATGGAAGCCATAGCCAAGAAGAGAAGGATCCTGACTTGAATGACTAGTACTACTACTAGTCTGTCCCATCCCGTGAGGCACCAAGAACAATGCAAAATCCTTGTGCTTCTTCAAGATTGACTAGCAAGGAGTAGCAACCTGCTGTCTTCTGTCTGCAtcaagaatgcacccaaaaaaaaagcaaatcGGATGTCCATGATGCCTCACATACACGGCTATCTCAGAGAACGCATGCAAAGGAGGTTGACTCAAAGAACATACCAGGATTCAGAGATCTACAGCAAAGCAAGAGCCCAGGAGACACCGAAGTAACTTGGAGCCTTGGAGAAGTTGGAGGGCATGCAGTATACCCTTTATGTTCTccagggccgtaccggcaaatcCGGAGGCTCTGTGCGAAACAATGCACTGGGCCCTAGTGGCCTAGTGCAGAATCACAAATGCCAAACGATAGTAGCCGGCAAGCGCGATGTACTGTGTGAAAGTGTAAATGTTAGAAGTCCCACGTGTGACTGGCAGTCAAATCATCACACAAGGcccaataaatattttttattctaGAATTTTTATTGTTGCTGCAACAATTATTATTGTTTgcgcaagaaaaaaaattattacgGAACAAAAGAAATTTGTTCTAGCAACAAAACACAGTGGCCTGGTTTATTGGGCCgactttaggcccaaaacatgGAATTCTGGAGAGATTGGGGTGCTGCGACAGGTCCACTCAGGGTCACACGCGTGACCCCGAGCAGCACCCATGCGAAAGGAAGCGGCAAGCGATACGCCTACGATAATTCATCTTCCAGGAGCAATTTAGGCCACGTTTTGCCACAAATTGGGCCAACAATCAATTAAATTAAATTCTCTATATAATTATACTTAATGTATACCTAGTATTTTAGGGGCCCTTCGAATTTGGTGGCCCTGTGCGGTGGCACGGCCCGCACGGGGCCAAATACGGGCATGATGTTCTCAGTAGCTCTTGCTCACACGCAGCTTCTTGTTTGATATGACACTAACACTATAATAGtttcaggccctgtttagatcacaatctgtaaaccccgtaaacgcaaaaaaaaacatcacatcgaatgtttggacacatgcatagaatactaaatgaagtctatttacaaaactttttgcatggatgggctgtaaatcgcgagacgaatctaaggagcctacttaatccatgatttgcaacagtgatgctacagtaacaattcgctaattatagattaaccatagattaattagcatcattagattcgtcttgcgatttacaatccatctgtgtaaaaagttttataaatagatttcatttagtatttcaaattagcaagatttcatcgcaaaatttttttgcgtttcatctAAACCTTCTATAGGTGTGCCAATCCCACAGTTCAGAGGAAGATCTTGTCCTTATAGGCTGCCTTTATATGGTGATTTTGTTCTTCTCTATCCTtgcgtgagagagagagagacggggcTGGGGAGAAGGTCTAGGGTCTTGTCTTCACTTGAAAACTTTTGTCATGAAGCCACAGGAATCCCAGGCTGCACTCTTATCACATTGGAACTGACTGCTCTCTCCTTGGTTGGCCCCAGCAAGTCCGTCTAATTTATCTTTCTTTATTGCATGACCTTCTTTTGTTCCAAAGGTTGAAACATACATGTAGGATAGACGTGGGTAGCACTTGAAAGAATTACAGTTTCACACACTGACGACAACACAATCATATGAGCTATTGAAAGTAAATGTTGCTACTTAGCTTCCAAATGATTTCTTGCAGCAACTAATTTTCTGCTCAACGATGCTACACCATCCATCACATATAGACTTTGACCATGCATGTGTATCagactgtaacatcccgaaaattacctaaataaatcgtgcgctaaaatttTGCTTCGTCGTTAAGCTCGAGATCCCtccttgaaaccctaaccccagttCTGCCAGATCTCCCGATTCCCCAAGgacccgacacccgtatccagcACCCTATTTCTCCTCGACCCGTGCGTCGCGTTCTCGCGCGCCCGGACGCCAAGCGTGGCCGACAGGCTCCGCGATCGGCGCCGTGATCCCGGCGCggatccctctctccctctctcctttttcccttttcttttcccctcctttttccttttcttttctttttttccattttcttttctcctttctttccttttcttttccctctccttccctctcctctctttctttccttctcctctgccgcgcgcctggcccgcgccctcccCTCGCCCCTGCTCACCCGGCCGCGCTCTCCACCCGGGCACGCCGCCCTTGGGCCCAGCTCCGGTCGCGCAGcacgcccggcccggccggtcctcctccccgcgcgcccCCTGGCCGTGCCCCACCTGCCGCCCGCGCCACCACCGCACATGCGCGCGCCCGCCTGAGCTGAGCCGCGCCAAGGCGACACGGTGCCGTGTCGAGCCGAgcgcacagcgccggcgactgcggcacagcgccgcctgcgcgcggtcACCGCTTGCCCAAGGCACCGCCACGCGGTCCGCCCATCGACGACCCCCGCACAGGGCCATCGGCGACCCGCCGTCGCGTCCCATCCCGCTCGCCGGCCCCGCTCCCACCGCCACCGacttggccgcctataaaagaCCCCGCAGAGCCCTCCCCgagctccaccgccaccgccgcacggtTTCCCGAGCCCCAGCGTCCCACGCCTCCTCTCTTcagcctgcagcgccgccgcttgccttgccaccgccggccaccgcggagccccctccccactgcccctcgacccgaatcgAGGTAGGTTTGGGCACCTCTGAGGCCCAATggtgctcctccccctcctgttgaccgccgccgcccctctggaTTACCGATCCAGGGccgccaccacccgccgccgccggccgccgtggccgaGCCACCCCAGGCCGCCACGGGCTGAGCCGCGGCCGGGAATCAACCCCGCACGCCTCCCTGGCCCTTTTCCCCCTACTCCGGGCTGCCGCCGTGCCCCCAGGCCGCGGGCCCGTGAGCTCCGGCGAGCGCCGgcctccctcccctgtttccccgcgcgggggaggaagaggactgGCATTTTTGCCAAGAACCCTCTCCACTTTCCTCTATTCATTAAAGAAACCCCACCCCTTTAGGCCCTTTTTCATTTAAAACCCCTTCTTTTATTATATTCCCAAAATAAACCCCACTATATAAAcataattacaaataaaaccctgactcttttagattaacccaagaaactttTAAAATTTAAACAAAGCCCCTGCTTACTTAATCCTAATTACAACTAGGTCCCTagacccctgtttagggcctaaacgcttCCCTGACCTATCCttttatgtgcctaacgaccccggcttaacctaaaattttaccccgcctctcctaact containing:
- the LOC120663599 gene encoding transcription factor TGAL4-like is translated as MGQTSSSTSHSSQDPSLLGYGFHGAIANSTANFFDQGGGTYFGELEEALMHQVAALRRTQQAATSTAHHGDTKPFPTAAASTATATARPPPTLDIFPAWPMRSAHTPKEGSNLTADSTDDSESSSRNNSNHSSDQLGAATNMASQFDQVPQQQIQHKNMATSSTPKTEKTLDPKTIRRLAQNREAARKSRLRKKAYIQQLESSKLKLAQMEQDMQRARSQGLFLGGAPGANTSSGAGMFDMEYARWLDEHGRRMAELHGALHAHLPDGDLRAIVDNTLTHHDELFQLKAVAAKSDAFHLITGVWTTPAERCFLWMGGFRPSDLLKTLLPQLEPLTEQQMVGICNLQQSSQQAEEALSQGLEQLHQSLADTMAGGSLIDDANMSFMGQMAAALGKLANLEVFVIQADNLRQQTLHQMHRILTVRQAARCFLAIGEYHNCLRALSSLRASRPREILVADEGNCGEISIAAQPSQSQFSAF